The Shumkonia mesophila sequence CGGCCCGGAGACCTGCGCCTCGATCGTCACCATCATGAAGGGCCTGGGAGCCTGAGCGGTCTCCGCCGCGTGCAGCTCAGTCGGCGGCGTCGACGACGCCGCGCTTCTTCAGCAGGAATTCGCGGCCGACCTTGACCCGCGGCACGCCGTCGTAGGTGACGATGTCGGCGGTGGCATAGGTTTCGGTCCAGCGGTCGGGCAGGTAGGAGCCGGTGCCGATGACGTCGATGGGCGCCTCGGCATAGGCCATGACCCGGCACTTCTCGACGTTGAACCCCGACGAGCAGACGATCTTGACCTTCCCGAAGCCGGCCTGATTGAGGGCTTCGCGCACATGATACACGGCGGCGGCCGAAACGCCGGTGCCGGTGAGGTAGCGCAGCTCGGTCTCGTTGCGATAGAGCCGGAAGGCCATCGGCGCGTATTTTTCGAGCACCGCATAAGAACGCTGCGGCCCCAGCCCTTCCAGGAAACGCCCGCCGTGGGTGTCGAGGCGCACCGAGACGCGCCCCTCCGCCGCCCGGTCGGGGAAGCGCCGGCAGACTTCCAGGGCGTCGGTGATCTCGCGGCCGAAGAAGTCCGACAGGATCACCAGGTTCTCGTCGGGGAACATCTCGACGAACATCTCGGCGGCGCGCAGCGTCGAACCGGCATAGCCGATCAGCCCGTGCGGCATGGTGCCCAGGCCCTGCTTGAGGCCGAAATAGGGTGCCGTGGCATCATTCGACGTGCCGATGAAGCCGACCGCCCCCTTGTCGCGCTTGGCCGCCTCGGAACCGACCGCCGCGGCGTAGGCCATCAGTTCCTCCATCTCGATGCCGGCGCAGTGGCGGGCATCCATGGCGATGAAGGCGCTCTTCGGCAGGTCGCACGACATGGTGTAGGCGTTGTAGGCGGCGACGCAGCAGGCTCCCAGCTTTTGCAGATAGAGCGTCTCGAGGTCGACCAAGTGGTAGAACGAACCGGTCAAGTAGACCAGCGGCTCGCCGGCCCCCACCCAGTCGCCTTCCTGATAGTTGAGCTCGATCTGGAACTCGACCCCACGCTCGCGGGCCATGCGTTTCAGCCATTCGACCATCGGACGCGGCGTGAAGATGATGGGACGGCGCATGAAGATGGCATAGGTCACCGTCTTGTCGCCGAAACGGCCGATGGTGGCCTTGGTCTTCAGGAAGTAGCGATCGGTCCAGCGCGAGATTTCGTCGGCGCTGGGACCGCTGACCGCGGCAAGCGGTTTGTCGTACATGGCCGTTAGCTCCCCAGCCCTCAGGAACCGGCAACGGCCCGATGGCGCTGCTTGCTCCGCTCTTCCTTCAGCATCTCGGCGAGCAGGAAGGCCAGTTCCAGGGCTTGCTTGGCGTTGAGGCGCGGATCGCAATGGGTGTGGTAGCGGCTGCCGAGAAGCTCGTCGGTGATCGCCTGGGCGCCGCCGACGCATTCGGTGACGTCCTGTCCGGTCAGTTCGAAATGGACACCGCCGGCATGGGTTCCCTCGGCCTTGTGCACCGCGAAGAAGCCCAGGACCTCGGCCAGGATGCGGTCGAAATGCCGGGTCTTGAAGCCGGTCGTGCTTTTCACGGTATTGCCGTGCATGGGATCGCACGCCCACACCACCACCCGTCCGGCCCGCTTGACGGCGCGCACCAAGGGCGGCAGCAGGCGCTCCACGGCATCGGCGCCGAAGCGCGTGATGATGGTCAACCGCCCCGGCTCGTTGGCGGGGTTCAGCCGGTCGCACAGGCGCAACAGGTCGTCGGGCGTGGCGTTCGGCCCGATCTTGGCGCCCAGCGGATTGCCGACGCCGCGCAGGAATTCGACATGGGCGCCGTCGGCGTCGCGGGTCCGCTCGCCGACCCACAGCATGTGGGCCGAGGTGTCGTACCAGTCGCCGGTGGTGGAATCGACGCGGGTCATCGCCTGCTCGTAGTTGAGCAGCAGCGCCTCGTGCGAGGTGAAGAAATCGGTTTCGCGGATCTGCGGCGTCGTCTCGCTGGTCAATCCGCAGGCGGCCATGAAGGCCAGCGTCTCGTCCAGACGGTTGGCCATGTCCTGGTAGCGGGCGCCGGCCGGACTGTCGGCGACGAAGCCCAGGTTCCATTGGTGCACCTTGTGGAGATCGGCGTAACCGCCCTGGGCGAAAGCCCGAAGCAGGTTCAGCGTGGCCGCCGACTGGAAGTACGATTGGGCCAGCCGCTCGGGGTCGGCGGCGCGGGCCTCGGGCGTGAACTCCATGGCGTTGACCGAGTCGCCGCGATAGGCCGGCAGCGTCACGCCGTCGATGGTTTCGTTGTCGGCCGAGCGCGGCTTGGCGAACTGCCCGGCCAGGCGGCCGACCTTGACCACCGGGCAGGCCGCCCCATAGGTCAGCACCACCGACATCTGCAGCAGCACGCGGAACAGGTCGCGGATATTGTTGGGATGGAATTCGGCAAAGCTCTCGGCGCAGTCACCGCCCTGCAGCAGGAAACCGTGGCCGTTGGCGACGTCGGCCAGCACCGCCTTCAGCCGTCGGGCCTCGCCGGCGAAGACCAGTGGCGGATAGCGCTGCAGGCGCGCCTCCACCTCGGCCACCGCCTCGGGGCGGGGATACACCGGAACCTGCTTGACGGGCTTTTGCCGCCAGCTCGACGGGGTCCACTTCTCGGCCATTCCTGAACTCGGCATCGCAAGGGTTTTTAAGAAAGGACCTGAGGCTATACGCCGGTATATAGGAATTTTCCAGGGGGCTGTGCCAAAAAATCGCGCTTCCCCCCGACGGTTCGCTCAGGCGTCGGTCTCCGGGCGCTTGGTGCGCATGGTGACGAATTCCTCGGCCGCCGTGGGGTGGATGCCGACGGTGGCGTCGAACTGCCCCTTGGTCGCCCCGCACTTCAAGGCGACGGCCAGCCCCTGGATGATTTCGGGAGCGTCGGGACCGACCATGTGGCAGCCCAGCACGCGGTCGCTGGCACGGTCCACCACCAGCTTCATCATGGTGCCTTCGTCGCGCCCGGTCAGCGTGTGCTTCAGCGGCTTGAAGCGCGAGATGTAGACGTCGACGTCCCCCCGCGCCCGGGCCTCCGCCTCGTTCAGGCCGACGGTGCCGATGGGCGGCTGGCTGAACACCGCCGACGGAACGTTTTCGTAGCTCATGCGCACCGGATGGGCCTTGAACTCGGTTTCGACGAAGGCGTGCGCCTCGGCGATG is a genomic window containing:
- a CDS encoding nicotinate phosphoribosyltransferase, yielding MYDKPLAAVSGPSADEISRWTDRYFLKTKATIGRFGDKTVTYAIFMRRPIIFTPRPMVEWLKRMARERGVEFQIELNYQEGDWVGAGEPLVYLTGSFYHLVDLETLYLQKLGACCVAAYNAYTMSCDLPKSAFIAMDARHCAGIEMEELMAYAAAVGSEAAKRDKGAVGFIGTSNDATAPYFGLKQGLGTMPHGLIGYAGSTLRAAEMFVEMFPDENLVILSDFFGREITDALEVCRRFPDRAAEGRVSVRLDTHGGRFLEGLGPQRSYAVLEKYAPMAFRLYRNETELRYLTGTGVSAAAVYHVREALNQAGFGKVKIVCSSGFNVEKCRVMAYAEAPIDVIGTGSYLPDRWTETYATADIVTYDGVPRVKVGREFLLKKRGVVDAAD
- a CDS encoding class II 3-deoxy-7-phosphoheptulonate synthase, with protein sequence MAEKWTPSSWRQKPVKQVPVYPRPEAVAEVEARLQRYPPLVFAGEARRLKAVLADVANGHGFLLQGGDCAESFAEFHPNNIRDLFRVLLQMSVVLTYGAACPVVKVGRLAGQFAKPRSADNETIDGVTLPAYRGDSVNAMEFTPEARAADPERLAQSYFQSAATLNLLRAFAQGGYADLHKVHQWNLGFVADSPAGARYQDMANRLDETLAFMAACGLTSETTPQIRETDFFTSHEALLLNYEQAMTRVDSTTGDWYDTSAHMLWVGERTRDADGAHVEFLRGVGNPLGAKIGPNATPDDLLRLCDRLNPANEPGRLTIITRFGADAVERLLPPLVRAVKRAGRVVVWACDPMHGNTVKSTTGFKTRHFDRILAEVLGFFAVHKAEGTHAGGVHFELTGQDVTECVGGAQAITDELLGSRYHTHCDPRLNAKQALELAFLLAEMLKEERSKQRHRAVAGS